The following are encoded in a window of Arctopsyche grandis isolate Sample6627 chromosome 2, ASM5162203v2, whole genome shotgun sequence genomic DNA:
- the LOC143922474 gene encoding pyruvate dehydrogenase phosphatase regulatory subunit, mitochondrial isoform X1 — MLSATVRSHAFKRPLTHLKLISGADYNNGINGSSISIPTKSKVVICGGGLTAAAVAYYLARRGWADRTVILERESVGSGATKYSNGLIGMIRPTWSQLMFAKSSKALWKELESKGLDSGFDRCGSLLLARTRDRMTEYRRIKAQYLSWNIPCEIVTPQKCQEICPLIQTDDLYGGLWLHEDGVGDASRMCSTLLQVSKDSGLNIIENCSVVDVKTKGGKVTLVKTSAGDIECEYFVNCAGFCARNVGQMSQPNIKVPLYAAEQYYMVTEFQNNLSSSTPVVKDPDGYLYLKENKGNILIGGFQANAKAVTDSTTMPTVGDDNFSDDDWENIHHLLRQVMLRMPILKMSVIEKFYKYPELYSPDLKWIVGQSPEVSNYYVAAGTKAFSIPSIGGIGKTVADLIVDGHTPYDLHQVDISRFLSLHNNETFLRDRVQELPGLFNNVQYPFGEFKTGRNLRMSPIYTSLNERGAVLNQVMGYERPAWFDTETLKSKSEKLCRIATTDTFAKPPWFDLVKDEYMACREAVGLCDYSSFTKIDLWSKGTEVVNSLQYLCSNDVDVPIGSVIHTGMQNHNGGYENDCSLVRLDVNHYMMIAPTVQQTRCRVWIERHLPSNGLVSLSDVTSMYTAICLMGPFSRILLSELTDTDLSPSNFPFFTYRELDVGLANGIRALNLTHTGELGYVLYIPNEFALHVYSRLIETGDKYGIKHVGYYAMRTLRVEKFYAFWGQDLDTATTPLECGRAWRVKFNKKNDFIGKEALLKQRDEGIKRQYVQMLLNDHDPETELWSWGGEPIYRDGKYCGQTTTTSYGFTFQKQVCLGFVQDINEEGKRNVVNNNYILSGDYEVDIAGIRYNAKVNLHSPNLPTKYPDQERESYKATREKVDSLNPSL; from the exons ATGCTAAGCGCGACTGTTCGTTCGCACGCTTTCAAGAGACCGTTGACACATTTGAAACTAATCAGTGGCGCGGATTATAATAATGGAATCAATGGATCTTCGATCAGCATCCCGACCAAATCAAAAGTCGTAATATGCGGTGGTGGACTCACAGCGGCCGCTGTGGCCTACTATTTGGCACGGAGAGGATGGGCAGATCGAACTGTCATTCTGGAAAGAGAAAG TGTCGGAAGTGGAGCAACAAAGTATTCCAACGGTCTGATTGGAATGATCAGACCGACATGGTCGCAGCTGATGTTTGCCAAGTCTTCGAAAGCTCTCTGGAAAGAGTTGGAGAGTAAAGGATTGGATTCCGGCTTCGATCGGTGCGGCTCTTTACTattggcgcgaacgagagatcgTATGACCGAATATAGAAGGATAAAAGCTCAATATTT GTCGTGGAACATACCGTGCGAAATTGTCACACCTCAAAAGTGTCAAGAGATATGTCCACTGATACAGACAGATGATCTGTACGGTGGCTTGTGGCTGCATGAAGACGGTGTCGGAGACGCTTCTAGAATGTGCTCGACTCTGCTGCAAGTGTCGAAAGATAGCG gttTGAACATTATTGAGAATTGTTCCGTCGTTGATGTCAAGACCAAAGGTGGAAAAGTCACCTTGGTCAAAACGTCAGCTGGTGATATAGAATGTGAATATTTTGTCAATTGTGCTGGATTTTGCGCCAGAAACGTTGGGCAAATGTCACAGCCGAACATCAAAGTTCCTCTCTACGCTGCCGAACAATATTATATGGTCACCGAGTTTCAGAATAATTTGAGCTCGAGCACTCCAG TTGTGAAAGATCCTGATGGCTACTTATacttgaaagaaaataaaggTAACATTCTCATAGGTGGATTTCAAGCGAATGCCAAGGCAGTCACGGACTCCACCACAATGCCGA CCGTCGGCGATGACAACTTTTCTGACGACGATTGGGAAAATATTCATCATCTGCTCCGACAGGTCATGCTGCGCATGCCCATTTTGAAGATGTctgttattgaaaaattttacaaatatccGGAACTGTATTCACCTGATTTGAAGTGGATCGTCGGCCAATCACCCGAG GTGTCGAATTATTATGTCGCTGCCGGAACAAAAGCATTCTCCATTCCGAGCATCGGAGGCATTGGAAAAACGGTCGCCGATCTGATCGTCGACGGACACACACCTTACGATCTGCATCAAGTTGATATTTCACGCTTCTTGAGTTTGCACAATAACGAAACATTCTTACGCGATAGAGTTCAAGAGCTTCCAG GACTGTTCAACAATGTGCAATATCCGTTTGGTGAGTTCAAAACGGGTAGAAATTTGAGAATGTCACCGATTTATACGTCACTCAACGAAAGAGGCGCCGTCTTGAACCAAGTGATGGGCTACGAGAGGCCGGCTTGGTTTGATACCGAGACTC TAAAAAGTAAAAGTGAAAAGCTATGTCGCATCGCAACCACAGACACATTTGCCAAACCGCCGTGGTTCGATCTTGTCAAAGACGAATACATGGCCTGCCGGGAAGCCGTCGGTTTGTGCGATTATTCGTCGTTTACTAAAATCGACTTGTGG tcAAAAGGCACGGAGGTTGTAAACAGTCTTCAATATCTGTGTTCTAATGACGTGGATGTGCCGATCGGTAGTGTCATTCATACTGGAATGCAGAATCATAACGGTGGCTACGAAAATGACTGTTCTTTGGTTAGATTAGACGTGAACCA TTATATGATGATCGCTCCGACGGTGCAGCAGACTAGATGCAGGGTCTGGATCGAAAGACACTTGCCTTCGAACGGTCTGGTTTCTCTGTCCGACGTCACCTCAATGTACACGGCCATCTGTCTGATGGGTCCGTTTAGCAGGATCCTCCTGTCAGAGTTGACGGACACCGATCTGAGTCCGTCGAACTTCCCTTTCTTCACTTACAGAGAGTTAGACGTCGGACTGGCGAACGGCATTCGAGCTTTGAATTTGACGCACACCGGCGAACTCGGCTACGTTCTGTACATACCGAACGAGTTTGCACTGCACGTGTACTCCCGTCTGATCGAGACCGGTGACAAGTATGGAATTAAGCACGTTGGATATTATGCGATGCGAACATTGAGGGTGGAGAAGTTTTACGCGTTTTGGGGACAAGATTTGGACACTGCGACTACACCGTTGGAGTGCGGCAGAGCTTGGAGAGTCAAATTCAAC aaAAAGAATGACTTCATCGGGAAAGAAGCTTTGCTCAAACAAAGGGATGAAGGTATCAAACGACAATACGTGCAAATGTTGTTGAATGATCACGATCCTGAAACTGAGCTTTGGAGCTGGGGCGGAGAACCTATCTATAGGGATGGGAAATATTGCGGACAGACTACGACGACTAGCTACGGGTTTACTTTCCAAAAACAG GTGTGCTTGGGTTTCGTTCAAGATATAAACGAAGAAGGGAAAAGAAATGTTGTAAATAACAATTATATTCTTTCCGGAGATTACGAAGTTGACATTGCCGGAATAAG ATACAATGCCAAAGTGAATTTACACTCTCCCAATTTGCCCACAAAGTATCCCGATCAAGAGAGAGAATCGTACAAAGCTACTAGAGAAAAAGTCGATAGTTTAAATCCGTCGTTGTAA
- the LOC143922474 gene encoding pyruvate dehydrogenase phosphatase regulatory subunit, mitochondrial isoform X2 translates to MLSATVRSHAFKRPLTHLKLISGADYNNGINGSSISIPTKSKVVICGGGLTAAAVAYYLARRGWADRTVILERESVGSGATKYSNGLIGMIRPTWSQLMFAKSSKALWKELESKGLDSGFDRCGSLLLARTRDRMTEYRRIKAQYLSWNIPCEIVTPQKCQEICPLIQTDDLYGGLWLHEDGVGDASRMCSTLLQVSKDSGLNIIENCSVVDVKTKGGKVTLVKTSAGDIECEYFVNCAGFCARNVGQMSQPNIKVPLYAAEQYYMVTEFQNNLSSSTPVVKDPDGYLYLKENKGNILIGGFQANAKAVTDSTTMPTVGDDNFSDDDWENIHHLLRQVMLRMPILKMSVIEKFYKYPELYSPDLKWIVGQSPEVSNYYVAAGTKAFSIPSIGGIGKTVADLIVDGHTPYDLHQVDISRFLSLHNNETFLRDRVQELPGLFNNVQYPFGEFKTGRNLRMSPIYTSLNERGAVLNQVMGYERPAWFDTETRDEKLCRIATTDTFAKPPWFDLVKDEYMACREAVGLCDYSSFTKIDLWSKGTEVVNSLQYLCSNDVDVPIGSVIHTGMQNHNGGYENDCSLVRLDVNHYMMIAPTVQQTRCRVWIERHLPSNGLVSLSDVTSMYTAICLMGPFSRILLSELTDTDLSPSNFPFFTYRELDVGLANGIRALNLTHTGELGYVLYIPNEFALHVYSRLIETGDKYGIKHVGYYAMRTLRVEKFYAFWGQDLDTATTPLECGRAWRVKFNKKNDFIGKEALLKQRDEGIKRQYVQMLLNDHDPETELWSWGGEPIYRDGKYCGQTTTTSYGFTFQKQVCLGFVQDINEEGKRNVVNNNYILSGDYEVDIAGIRYNAKVNLHSPNLPTKYPDQERESYKATREKVDSLNPSL, encoded by the exons ATGCTAAGCGCGACTGTTCGTTCGCACGCTTTCAAGAGACCGTTGACACATTTGAAACTAATCAGTGGCGCGGATTATAATAATGGAATCAATGGATCTTCGATCAGCATCCCGACCAAATCAAAAGTCGTAATATGCGGTGGTGGACTCACAGCGGCCGCTGTGGCCTACTATTTGGCACGGAGAGGATGGGCAGATCGAACTGTCATTCTGGAAAGAGAAAG TGTCGGAAGTGGAGCAACAAAGTATTCCAACGGTCTGATTGGAATGATCAGACCGACATGGTCGCAGCTGATGTTTGCCAAGTCTTCGAAAGCTCTCTGGAAAGAGTTGGAGAGTAAAGGATTGGATTCCGGCTTCGATCGGTGCGGCTCTTTACTattggcgcgaacgagagatcgTATGACCGAATATAGAAGGATAAAAGCTCAATATTT GTCGTGGAACATACCGTGCGAAATTGTCACACCTCAAAAGTGTCAAGAGATATGTCCACTGATACAGACAGATGATCTGTACGGTGGCTTGTGGCTGCATGAAGACGGTGTCGGAGACGCTTCTAGAATGTGCTCGACTCTGCTGCAAGTGTCGAAAGATAGCG gttTGAACATTATTGAGAATTGTTCCGTCGTTGATGTCAAGACCAAAGGTGGAAAAGTCACCTTGGTCAAAACGTCAGCTGGTGATATAGAATGTGAATATTTTGTCAATTGTGCTGGATTTTGCGCCAGAAACGTTGGGCAAATGTCACAGCCGAACATCAAAGTTCCTCTCTACGCTGCCGAACAATATTATATGGTCACCGAGTTTCAGAATAATTTGAGCTCGAGCACTCCAG TTGTGAAAGATCCTGATGGCTACTTATacttgaaagaaaataaaggTAACATTCTCATAGGTGGATTTCAAGCGAATGCCAAGGCAGTCACGGACTCCACCACAATGCCGA CCGTCGGCGATGACAACTTTTCTGACGACGATTGGGAAAATATTCATCATCTGCTCCGACAGGTCATGCTGCGCATGCCCATTTTGAAGATGTctgttattgaaaaattttacaaatatccGGAACTGTATTCACCTGATTTGAAGTGGATCGTCGGCCAATCACCCGAG GTGTCGAATTATTATGTCGCTGCCGGAACAAAAGCATTCTCCATTCCGAGCATCGGAGGCATTGGAAAAACGGTCGCCGATCTGATCGTCGACGGACACACACCTTACGATCTGCATCAAGTTGATATTTCACGCTTCTTGAGTTTGCACAATAACGAAACATTCTTACGCGATAGAGTTCAAGAGCTTCCAG GACTGTTCAACAATGTGCAATATCCGTTTGGTGAGTTCAAAACGGGTAGAAATTTGAGAATGTCACCGATTTATACGTCACTCAACGAAAGAGGCGCCGTCTTGAACCAAGTGATGGGCTACGAGAGGCCGGCTTGGTTTGATACCGAGACTCGTGA TGAAAAGCTATGTCGCATCGCAACCACAGACACATTTGCCAAACCGCCGTGGTTCGATCTTGTCAAAGACGAATACATGGCCTGCCGGGAAGCCGTCGGTTTGTGCGATTATTCGTCGTTTACTAAAATCGACTTGTGG tcAAAAGGCACGGAGGTTGTAAACAGTCTTCAATATCTGTGTTCTAATGACGTGGATGTGCCGATCGGTAGTGTCATTCATACTGGAATGCAGAATCATAACGGTGGCTACGAAAATGACTGTTCTTTGGTTAGATTAGACGTGAACCA TTATATGATGATCGCTCCGACGGTGCAGCAGACTAGATGCAGGGTCTGGATCGAAAGACACTTGCCTTCGAACGGTCTGGTTTCTCTGTCCGACGTCACCTCAATGTACACGGCCATCTGTCTGATGGGTCCGTTTAGCAGGATCCTCCTGTCAGAGTTGACGGACACCGATCTGAGTCCGTCGAACTTCCCTTTCTTCACTTACAGAGAGTTAGACGTCGGACTGGCGAACGGCATTCGAGCTTTGAATTTGACGCACACCGGCGAACTCGGCTACGTTCTGTACATACCGAACGAGTTTGCACTGCACGTGTACTCCCGTCTGATCGAGACCGGTGACAAGTATGGAATTAAGCACGTTGGATATTATGCGATGCGAACATTGAGGGTGGAGAAGTTTTACGCGTTTTGGGGACAAGATTTGGACACTGCGACTACACCGTTGGAGTGCGGCAGAGCTTGGAGAGTCAAATTCAAC aaAAAGAATGACTTCATCGGGAAAGAAGCTTTGCTCAAACAAAGGGATGAAGGTATCAAACGACAATACGTGCAAATGTTGTTGAATGATCACGATCCTGAAACTGAGCTTTGGAGCTGGGGCGGAGAACCTATCTATAGGGATGGGAAATATTGCGGACAGACTACGACGACTAGCTACGGGTTTACTTTCCAAAAACAG GTGTGCTTGGGTTTCGTTCAAGATATAAACGAAGAAGGGAAAAGAAATGTTGTAAATAACAATTATATTCTTTCCGGAGATTACGAAGTTGACATTGCCGGAATAAG ATACAATGCCAAAGTGAATTTACACTCTCCCAATTTGCCCACAAAGTATCCCGATCAAGAGAGAGAATCGTACAAAGCTACTAGAGAAAAAGTCGATAGTTTAAATCCGTCGTTGTAA